A DNA window from Cognatiyoonia koreensis contains the following coding sequences:
- the cobW gene encoding cobalamin biosynthesis protein CobW — protein sequence MPAKIPATVVTGFLGAGKTTLIRHMLQNAKGKRIALIINEFGDLGVDGDILKGCGNETCREEDVVELSNGCICCTVADDFIPTMEKLLAREDKPDHIVIETSGLALPQPLVRAFNWPGISTKVTVDGVVTVVDGRAVQDGQFAHDVAAVDAQRAQDENLDHETPLSELFEDQIACADMIVVNKTDLLEAPEADDLTERLKSTCRPGVQVVKTAMGVLPVDVLLGQGIGAENNLQSRHEVHHHHHHEDDHDDHNHEHDHGHDEFQSFVVTRPEISDAKAFADQVADVIRSHNILRLKGFAAVSGKPMRLTLQAVGPRVDTYFDGPLTGPRETRLVVIGETGLDAEAITRALQ from the coding sequence ATGCCCGCCAAGATCCCTGCAACCGTCGTCACCGGCTTTCTCGGTGCCGGCAAGACTACCTTGATCCGCCACATGCTACAGAATGCCAAAGGCAAACGGATTGCTCTGATCATCAACGAATTCGGTGATCTTGGCGTCGACGGGGATATTCTGAAAGGCTGCGGCAACGAAACCTGCCGGGAAGAGGACGTCGTCGAACTGTCCAATGGCTGCATCTGTTGCACAGTTGCGGATGATTTCATTCCGACCATGGAAAAGCTGCTCGCCCGCGAAGACAAGCCAGACCATATCGTGATCGAAACCTCCGGTCTTGCATTGCCGCAGCCATTGGTACGGGCATTCAACTGGCCCGGTATTTCTACAAAAGTGACAGTCGATGGGGTCGTGACTGTTGTCGACGGACGTGCCGTTCAAGACGGCCAATTCGCCCATGATGTCGCAGCGGTTGATGCACAGCGTGCTCAGGACGAAAACCTCGATCACGAAACCCCGCTTTCCGAACTGTTTGAAGACCAGATCGCCTGCGCCGATATGATCGTCGTCAACAAAACCGACCTTCTGGAAGCGCCGGAAGCAGACGATCTGACAGAACGACTGAAATCGACATGCCGTCCGGGTGTGCAGGTCGTGAAGACGGCGATGGGCGTTCTGCCGGTCGATGTTCTACTGGGTCAGGGGATCGGCGCAGAGAACAATCTGCAAAGTCGCCACGAAGTCCACCACCATCATCACCACGAAGATGACCATGACGACCATAATCATGAACACGATCACGGTCATGATGAATTCCAAAGCTTCGTTGTCACCCGACCAGAAATCAGCGATGCCAAAGCGTTCGCCGATCAGGTCGCAGACGTCATTCGCTCACATAACATCCTTCGGCTCAAAGGATTCGCTGCCGTTTCCGGCAAACCCATGCGCCTGACATTGCAAGCCGTCGGCCCGCGTGTTGACACCTACTTCGACGGTCCGCTGACAGGACCGCGTGAAACGCGTCTGGTTGTGATCGGTGAAACAGGTCTTGATGCGGAGGCAATCACAAGGGCATTACAGTGA
- a CDS encoding GNAT family N-acetyltransferase — MIIVTLTDPRDPQATALLKQSHALMQSLFPPEDNFYLDIADLIADDIWFFGAREGDQILGTGALKSYGTYGEVKSMFVADTARGRGIAGAVLRQIEDQARELSLPVLKLETGNVLHAAHRLYRRHGFVDCGPFGQYADAKSSIFMEKPI; from the coding sequence GTGATCATCGTCACCCTCACCGACCCGCGCGACCCTCAGGCAACAGCACTTCTCAAGCAAAGCCACGCCTTGATGCAGTCGCTCTTCCCGCCAGAGGACAACTTCTACCTTGATATCGCAGATCTGATCGCTGACGATATCTGGTTTTTCGGCGCGCGCGAGGGTGATCAGATCCTTGGAACCGGTGCGTTGAAGTCCTACGGAACTTACGGCGAAGTCAAATCCATGTTTGTTGCAGATACTGCCCGTGGGCGCGGCATTGCGGGCGCTGTCCTGCGGCAGATCGAGGATCAGGCCAGAGAGCTAAGCCTTCCTGTGCTCAAACTCGAAACCGGGAACGTTCTGCACGCAGCACATCGGCTCTATCGGCGGCACGGTTTCGTTGATTGTGGGCCTTTCGGGCAATACGCGGACGCCAAATCATCGATTTTCATGGAGAAACCGATTTGA
- the cobN gene encoding cobaltochelatase subunit CobN, translating to MHLLAATPGAITDGDEPVDLGQTPADVVFISAADTELAALSAARAEMTAPPTLRLANMMHLQHPMSVDLHLDDCATKSRLVIARILGGAGYWRYGLTQYAARLHAAGIPFAALPGDDKPDDELRALSTIDNDAYDQLWAYLVEGGPQNATNFLHFATDLINGTHTAQAPAPLLRAGIYWPGAGIADMAAARSEWTADAAIVPIIFYRALVQGGGLSPINKLTRALLRAGLNPMPVFVASLKDPVSVATLQSLFNQESPDVILNCTAFAVGSPHDGDGPVENPLVVNNAPVFQVILSGTSEDAWADNPQGLSARDIAMNVALPEVDGRILSRAISFKGEAFFDTETECPIATYQARGDRIDFVTQLARNWACLRQTSNHKKNVALVLANYPNKDGRLANGVGLDTPAATIEVLKLLKANGYSVSPPDDSKALMDQILSGPTNWLTDRAETEGGETLTLATYNAHFNALPWALKQQITDRWGNAEDDPFLCPIKLPPEGPQDEKGFKLSIHRYGNVIVGVQPARGYNIDPTETYHAPDLVPPHNYLAFYFWIRHHWDANAIVHMGKHGNLEWLPGKAVALSDECWPEAILGPVPHAYPFIVNDPGEGTQAKRRTSAVIIDHLTPPLTRAENYGPLRDLEALVDEYYEAAGVDPRRVKHLRREIMSLAEVSGLSKDARFTGEEDTDLAKLDAYLCELKEAQIRDGLHIFSQSPTDELEINLAIALARVPRGDGKGRNASLLRALAQDLGISSDPLDCDLAAPATEKPEELADGSIWRTQGDTVERLEILSQRLVRDGGRGVGACRASPPVLAEIQETILPAIRACGPKEGAGLLTALAGQFVNPGPSGAPTRGRLDTLPTGRNFYSVDSRAVPTPTAWALGWKSANLLIEKHLQDQGDWPRSMLLTAWGTANMRTGGDDIAQALALMGVKPQWDSANRRVTGFEILPQSVLGRPRVDVTLRISGFFRDAFPQLIALVDSAAQAVQQLDEPSELNPAAARARSGEDTARIFGSKPGAYGAGLQALIDERIWSDRSDFAEAYLEWGSYAYGAKQEGRRAREAFTQRLSQTEAIVQNQDNREHDVLDSDDYYQFEGGAAAAVSTIQGQDRPIYHNDHSRPERPLIRTLDDEIGRVVRSRAVNPKWIAGVKRHGYKGAFEIAATVDYLFAFAATTGAVQNHHFDLCEEAFIADDDTRTFIAEHNAPALREIAQRLQEAIDRNLWQPKSNSARARIAGLL from the coding sequence ATGCACCTTCTGGCTGCTACGCCCGGCGCGATCACCGACGGTGACGAACCTGTCGACCTAGGGCAGACACCAGCCGATGTTGTCTTTATCTCGGCGGCTGACACAGAACTTGCCGCACTCTCGGCGGCACGCGCGGAAATGACAGCGCCACCAACCTTGCGGCTGGCCAATATGATGCATCTTCAGCATCCGATGTCAGTCGATCTGCACCTCGACGACTGCGCGACCAAGTCCCGACTCGTGATCGCGCGCATTCTTGGTGGTGCGGGCTATTGGAGATACGGGCTGACCCAATACGCGGCGCGGCTTCACGCAGCCGGCATCCCTTTTGCCGCATTGCCCGGCGATGACAAACCCGATGATGAACTGCGCGCCCTCTCCACGATCGATAACGACGCCTATGATCAACTCTGGGCATATCTTGTGGAAGGCGGTCCACAGAATGCGACCAACTTCCTGCACTTTGCAACGGACCTCATCAATGGCACGCATACAGCGCAAGCACCTGCCCCGCTCTTGCGGGCCGGCATTTACTGGCCCGGTGCAGGCATTGCAGACATGGCTGCAGCAAGATCTGAATGGACAGCAGATGCGGCGATCGTTCCGATCATTTTCTATCGTGCGCTTGTGCAAGGCGGCGGACTAAGCCCAATCAACAAGCTGACACGCGCACTTCTGCGCGCGGGGCTGAACCCGATGCCGGTTTTTGTCGCTTCCCTCAAGGACCCGGTAAGCGTTGCAACCTTGCAATCACTCTTCAATCAGGAATCCCCGGATGTCATCCTGAACTGCACCGCTTTCGCGGTTGGCTCCCCACATGACGGGGACGGGCCGGTCGAAAACCCGCTTGTGGTCAACAACGCGCCCGTATTCCAGGTTATTCTTTCCGGAACGTCAGAGGACGCATGGGCGGATAACCCGCAAGGGCTTTCCGCACGCGACATCGCCATGAACGTCGCCCTACCGGAAGTGGACGGGCGCATTCTGTCCCGGGCAATCAGCTTCAAGGGCGAAGCCTTCTTTGACACCGAAACCGAATGCCCGATTGCGACCTATCAGGCGCGAGGCGACCGGATCGACTTTGTGACGCAACTCGCACGAAACTGGGCGTGCCTGCGTCAAACATCAAATCACAAAAAGAATGTCGCGCTTGTTCTGGCCAACTATCCGAACAAGGACGGACGGCTTGCAAACGGTGTTGGGCTGGACACACCAGCTGCGACGATCGAAGTGCTCAAGCTTCTCAAGGCTAACGGATATTCGGTCAGCCCTCCTGACGACAGCAAGGCCCTGATGGATCAGATCCTGTCAGGCCCGACAAACTGGCTGACGGACCGCGCAGAAACCGAAGGCGGGGAAACGCTCACTCTCGCGACTTACAATGCCCACTTCAACGCACTGCCATGGGCACTCAAGCAACAGATCACGGACCGCTGGGGCAATGCGGAAGATGATCCCTTTCTTTGTCCAATCAAACTTCCCCCGGAGGGTCCGCAAGACGAAAAGGGCTTCAAGCTCTCAATTCACAGATACGGCAATGTTATCGTCGGTGTGCAACCAGCGCGGGGGTACAATATCGACCCCACCGAAACGTACCACGCTCCCGACCTTGTTCCACCGCACAACTACCTCGCATTCTATTTCTGGATACGTCACCATTGGGATGCAAATGCCATCGTGCACATGGGAAAGCACGGCAATCTCGAATGGCTGCCAGGCAAGGCCGTAGCGCTTTCAGATGAATGCTGGCCCGAAGCGATCCTTGGGCCCGTACCACATGCCTATCCTTTCATCGTCAATGACCCCGGCGAGGGCACACAGGCAAAACGGCGCACGTCTGCTGTCATTATCGACCATCTGACACCGCCACTCACGCGGGCGGAAAACTACGGACCGTTGCGCGACCTCGAAGCACTCGTCGACGAATACTACGAAGCCGCAGGAGTCGATCCGCGCCGGGTCAAACACCTCAGGCGGGAAATCATGTCTCTTGCCGAGGTCAGCGGCCTGTCCAAGGATGCAAGATTTACCGGTGAAGAAGATACAGACCTCGCAAAGCTTGATGCATACCTGTGTGAACTCAAGGAAGCGCAAATTCGCGACGGGCTGCACATCTTCAGCCAATCGCCTACAGATGAACTCGAAATAAATCTCGCAATCGCTTTGGCGCGCGTCCCGCGCGGCGATGGAAAGGGCCGGAATGCATCGCTCTTGCGCGCCCTTGCTCAGGACCTGGGGATCAGCAGCGACCCACTTGATTGCGACTTGGCCGCGCCCGCGACAGAAAAACCGGAAGAATTGGCCGACGGCAGTATCTGGCGCACACAAGGTGACACCGTCGAGCGGCTCGAAATATTAAGCCAAAGACTAGTACGGGACGGCGGGAGGGGCGTCGGCGCATGCCGCGCGTCTCCCCCCGTACTTGCAGAAATCCAAGAAACGATCCTTCCGGCAATCCGCGCATGTGGCCCGAAAGAAGGCGCGGGTCTCCTCACCGCCCTCGCAGGGCAATTCGTCAACCCGGGTCCATCCGGTGCACCCACGCGGGGGCGCCTTGACACACTCCCGACTGGAAGGAACTTCTATTCTGTCGACAGCCGGGCCGTCCCGACCCCGACGGCTTGGGCGCTGGGATGGAAATCCGCAAACCTTCTGATCGAAAAGCACCTGCAGGATCAGGGCGACTGGCCGCGCAGCATGTTACTAACGGCATGGGGCACGGCGAACATGCGTACAGGCGGCGACGACATCGCACAGGCATTGGCCCTGATGGGCGTGAAACCACAGTGGGACAGCGCCAACCGGCGCGTGACGGGATTTGAGATTTTGCCGCAGTCCGTTCTTGGTCGTCCGCGCGTCGACGTGACCTTGCGCATTTCAGGTTTCTTCCGCGATGCGTTCCCGCAGTTGATTGCTCTCGTCGATTCAGCCGCGCAAGCCGTTCAGCAGCTCGACGAACCGTCCGAACTCAACCCCGCTGCCGCGCGCGCCAGAAGCGGAGAAGATACAGCACGCATCTTCGGATCCAAACCCGGTGCCTACGGCGCAGGTCTGCAAGCATTGATTGACGAACGGATCTGGTCGGATCGATCAGACTTCGCCGAAGCCTACCTTGAATGGGGCTCTTACGCCTATGGGGCCAAACAGGAAGGACGCAGAGCGAGAGAAGCCTTTACGCAACGGCTCTCGCAAACCGAGGCAATCGTGCAAAATCAGGATAATCGCGAACACGACGTCCTTGATTCCGATGATTATTACCAGTTCGAAGGCGGAGCAGCCGCAGCAGTATCAACGATCCAGGGGCAAGATCGCCCCATCTATCATAACGATCATTCAAGACCGGAGCGCCCATTGATCCGCACACTTGATGACGAAATCGGACGCGTTGTGCGTAGCCGCGCTGTGAACCCGAAATGGATCGCTGGCGTCAAGCGGCACGGCTACAAGGGGGCGTTCGAAATCGCGGCAACTGTCGATTATCTCTTCGCTTTTGCGGCAACGACTGGTGCTGTGCAAAACCACCACTTCGATTTGTGCGAAGAAGCGTTCATCGCGGACGATGACACGCGCACATTCATCGCGGAACATAACGCACCGGCACTCAGGGAGATTGCGCAAAGGCTACAGGAAGCAATTGATCGCAATCTCTGGCAACCGAAATCGAATTCGGCACGTGCGCGTATCGCGGGGCTGCTTTAG
- the cobO gene encoding cob(I)yrinic acid a,c-diamide adenosyltransferase — translation MSDDTDRHAMKMAKKKAARDKIMATKTDKKGLVIVHTGKGKGKSSAAFGMIFRCIAHDMKCAVVQFIKGGMSTGERDLILSKFTDICAFHTMGEGFTWETQDKSRDTEMAQAAWAKAKELILDETNHMVLLDEINIAIRYDYVSAAEVVEFLRNHKPAMTHVVLTGRNAHEDIIELADLVTEMELVKHPFRSGIKAQIGVEF, via the coding sequence ATGAGCGACGACACAGACCGCCACGCGATGAAAATGGCCAAGAAAAAGGCTGCGCGTGACAAGATCATGGCAACCAAGACCGACAAGAAAGGTCTTGTGATCGTCCATACCGGCAAGGGCAAAGGCAAGTCTTCTGCCGCTTTCGGCATGATCTTCCGTTGCATCGCGCACGATATGAAATGTGCGGTCGTGCAATTCATCAAAGGCGGGATGAGCACAGGTGAACGCGATCTGATTCTATCGAAATTCACCGATATCTGCGCATTTCACACCATGGGCGAAGGGTTCACATGGGAAACACAGGACAAATCCCGCGATACCGAGATGGCACAGGCAGCCTGGGCCAAGGCGAAAGAGTTGATCCTCGACGAAACGAACCACATGGTTTTGCTGGACGAAATCAATATCGCGATCCGATACGACTACGTGTCAGCGGCCGAAGTCGTCGAATTCCTGCGAAACCACAAGCCGGCGATGACCCACGTGGTTCTAACCGGCCGTAATGCTCATGAAGATATCATCGAACTTGCTGACCTCGTCACCGAAATGGAACTGGTCAAACATCCGTTCCGGTCAGGAATCAAAGCGCAGATCGGCGTGGAATTCTAG
- a CDS encoding endonuclease/exonuclease/phosphatase family protein: MFDGTNINKLISLNVEGARHLDRILPFLIRENPTMIALLEAPDFLAYTLSDLGYHTSFAPMMIRTQEGQVFQEGVLVATRQRHISHPHYYYRANPDIVPFVKDDKRNSISHVALHVEIGDINLVATHFTWNKSGETADIHQKNDMLKLLAHLKELPPHILCGDMNIPRQENELYDLLCEHYTDTVPGTYHTSLDRDLHRAGDDPELSKLFDRFMVDYVFTQDQYAASDVRLEFGVSDHAAVVANVTA, encoded by the coding sequence ATGTTCGACGGCACGAATATCAATAAACTGATCTCGCTGAATGTCGAAGGCGCGCGCCATCTGGATCGCATTCTGCCGTTCCTGATCCGCGAAAACCCCACAATGATCGCACTCCTCGAAGCGCCTGATTTTCTTGCGTATACACTTTCTGATCTTGGCTATCACACCAGTTTCGCGCCGATGATGATCCGCACGCAGGAAGGCCAAGTTTTCCAAGAGGGCGTTCTTGTCGCAACGCGGCAGCGGCATATTTCGCATCCGCATTACTATTATCGTGCAAATCCCGATATCGTTCCCTTCGTCAAAGACGACAAGCGAAACTCTATCTCTCATGTCGCGCTGCATGTCGAAATCGGTGACATCAACCTCGTGGCGACCCATTTCACCTGGAACAAGTCCGGCGAAACCGCCGATATCCACCAGAAGAACGATATGCTCAAACTGCTCGCGCACCTGAAAGAGTTGCCGCCCCATATCCTCTGCGGCGATATGAATATCCCGCGTCAGGAAAATGAGCTGTATGACCTATTATGCGAGCACTACACAGACACAGTGCCGGGGACGTATCACACAAGTCTTGATCGCGACCTACATCGGGCTGGCGATGATCCTGAGCTTTCCAAGCTTTTTGACAGGTTCATGGTGGATTATGTGTTTACACAGGATCAATACGCCGCGTCTGACGTCAGGCTAGAGTTCGGCGTCAGCGACCATGCCGCAGTCGTGGCGAACGTAACCGCCTGA
- a CDS encoding YrbL family protein, protein MSSGSSAIIHLDPAAKVAEGGERTVYVHPHNQHLLIKVLKPRHTDEFNRWTFGHLTQRYFPKTRYRSTVKQYDEYQRLMFAHMDETGFVPPITHLYGFTATNLGMGGITERVTDGAGNNAPTLEQMVKHGTFGADDLDRLNGFVAHLYEVSICGADFGPANFVYGHRHLGTHGQMTDKQWVLVDGFGDRFAITIRSISEKVRRLGMDDCFKRSKKVAGLRWNPAKRQYQLTS, encoded by the coding sequence ATGAGTTCCGGATCGTCAGCCATCATTCACCTCGATCCCGCTGCAAAAGTTGCAGAGGGTGGAGAGCGTACGGTCTATGTGCATCCACACAACCAACACCTTCTCATCAAAGTCCTTAAGCCGCGACACACCGACGAATTCAATCGCTGGACCTTCGGCCATCTGACACAGCGATATTTTCCAAAGACCCGCTATCGCTCGACTGTGAAGCAGTATGACGAATACCAGCGCCTGATGTTTGCCCATATGGACGAGACCGGTTTCGTACCGCCGATCACGCATCTTTACGGCTTTACGGCAACCAATTTGGGGATGGGCGGTATCACGGAACGCGTCACCGACGGGGCTGGCAACAACGCGCCAACGCTCGAGCAGATGGTAAAGCACGGAACGTTCGGCGCAGATGATCTTGACCGCCTGAACGGGTTCGTCGCGCATCTTTACGAAGTTTCCATCTGTGGCGCAGACTTTGGGCCGGCCAATTTCGTCTACGGGCATCGTCATCTCGGCACACATGGTCAGATGACCGACAAACAGTGGGTCTTGGTCGACGGCTTTGGCGACCGATTTGCCATCACGATCCGCTCGATATCGGAAAAAGTGCGGCGTCTCGGCATGGACGACTGTTTCAAACGATCAAAGAAGGTGGCCGGCCTGCGCTGGAACCCAGCGAAACGGCAATATCAGCTGACGTCGTAG
- a CDS encoding NAD-dependent epimerase/dehydratase family protein, with protein sequence MSEKRTVLVTGSAGFIGYWLSTLLLQHGFRVVGLDAMTDYYDVQLKERRHAMLLQNAGFSAHIGAVEDMDFVSDLVSREQPEIIVHLAGQAGVRHSLDAPRDYVTANLVGTFNIIEAAKQQAVDHLLMASTSSVYGANTKMPYAETDKADSQMSFYAATKKANEAMAHSYAHLYDLPVTMFRFFTVYGPWGRPDMALFKFTKAILNGDPIDVYNHGQMQRDFTYVADLVEGIRLLIDTVPQRLDRVPDGDSLSPVAPFRVVNIGNASPVALGDYIAAIEEATGRVATKNFMDMQPGDVPATWADTSLLKTLTGYQPKTDVRTGVAAFVDWYREYYDVS encoded by the coding sequence ATGTCAGAAAAACGCACGGTCCTCGTGACCGGATCAGCGGGCTTTATCGGATACTGGCTCTCGACGCTTTTGCTGCAGCATGGGTTTCGTGTTGTCGGCCTTGATGCGATGACGGACTATTATGACGTGCAGCTGAAAGAGCGGCGACACGCCATGCTGCTTCAGAATGCCGGTTTTTCCGCGCATATCGGGGCCGTTGAAGATATGGATTTCGTCAGTGATCTCGTGTCGCGCGAGCAGCCTGAGATCATTGTCCATCTCGCCGGGCAGGCGGGTGTGCGCCATTCGTTGGACGCGCCGCGAGACTATGTGACCGCGAACCTTGTCGGCACGTTCAACATTATCGAGGCAGCGAAACAGCAGGCAGTCGACCACCTTCTGATGGCGTCGACATCTTCGGTCTACGGGGCGAACACCAAGATGCCCTATGCCGAAACGGATAAGGCCGATAGCCAGATGTCGTTCTATGCTGCGACGAAGAAGGCAAACGAAGCGATGGCGCATTCTTATGCCCATCTTTACGATCTGCCTGTGACGATGTTCCGTTTTTTTACGGTCTACGGACCGTGGGGCCGTCCTGATATGGCGCTTTTCAAATTTACCAAAGCGATCCTGAATGGCGATCCGATCGATGTTTACAACCATGGACAGATGCAGCGCGATTTCACCTATGTCGCTGACCTTGTAGAGGGAATCCGGTTGCTGATCGACACCGTACCACAAAGGCTGGACAGGGTGCCCGATGGTGACAGTTTGTCACCAGTCGCACCTTTCCGGGTCGTTAATATCGGTAATGCTTCACCTGTTGCGCTCGGCGACTACATCGCGGCAATCGAAGAGGCGACGGGACGTGTGGCAACGAAGAACTTCATGGACATGCAACCCGGTGACGTTCCAGCGACCTGGGCCGATACGTCCTTGTTGAAGACTCTGACCGGGTACCAGCCAAAAACAGATGTGCGCACTGGCGTGGCGGCATTTGTAGATTGGTATCGGGAATACTACGACGTCAGCTGA
- a CDS encoding Lin0512 family protein, translating into MPKHRVLTEFGMGTSLRRQDYTEAARRALQDALWHNSINMAELFGFEKETMIIDVEIGVQQPDKVDTESLKDIFPYGQPAIRAVSGGLDIPRPDGNGKPTVIANVALSVSFMMEPV; encoded by the coding sequence ATGCCAAAACATCGCGTCTTGACCGAATTTGGGATGGGCACGTCGCTGCGCCGTCAAGACTACACCGAGGCCGCACGGCGGGCACTACAAGATGCACTATGGCACAACTCGATCAACATGGCAGAGCTTTTCGGATTTGAAAAAGAGACCATGATCATTGACGTCGAAATCGGTGTACAACAGCCCGACAAAGTCGATACCGAAAGCCTGAAAGACATTTTTCCATATGGGCAGCCTGCGATCCGCGCTGTTTCCGGCGGTCTCGATATTCCACGACCCGATGGCAACGGCAAACCGACCGTGATTGCCAACGTCGCGCTATCCGTGTCATTCATGATGGAACCGGTGTGA
- a CDS encoding Lin0512 family protein produces MADHRIIIEMGMGNDLHGQDYTKAAARAIEDAIRHSTLPIFESTGLDHAIMQVAVTVGVQDPERVDAEYLTSLLPRGKATVTVTKGGLNVNNPETGETAVIATAAVEAFLPDQTGKWRLA; encoded by the coding sequence ATGGCAGACCATCGTATCATCATCGAAATGGGCATGGGCAATGACCTGCACGGGCAGGACTATACCAAGGCCGCCGCCCGCGCGATCGAAGATGCCATTCGCCATTCCACGCTGCCGATATTCGAGAGCACCGGTCTGGACCATGCAATCATGCAGGTGGCGGTCACCGTCGGCGTGCAGGATCCTGAGAGGGTCGATGCAGAATACCTTACAAGCCTTCTTCCGCGCGGCAAGGCGACCGTGACGGTCACCAAGGGCGGACTGAATGTAAACAATCCGGAAACCGGTGAAACCGCTGTCATCGCCACGGCGGCAGTCGAAGCGTTCCTGCCTGATCAAACAGGCAAGTGGCGGCTTGCGTGA
- the bluB gene encoding 5,6-dimethylbenzimidazole synthase — translation MKLTQPHRDALADILQWRRDVRHFRPDQLPDRIRDTLQKSMDFAPSVGNARPWRVIEVASQNARKAIIANFESANADAADIYTPDRRENYVALKLAGLQEAPLQLAVFTDLAVEAGHGLGRQSMPEMLQYSTVTAIHTLWLTARAENIGVGWVSILDPAVVCDVLAVPDTWMLTGYLCIGYAAEEDDTPLLDRNGWQANSATRWERR, via the coding sequence GTGAAGCTGACCCAACCCCATCGCGACGCGCTCGCCGACATTCTGCAATGGCGGCGTGATGTGCGTCATTTCCGCCCCGATCAACTCCCAGACAGGATTCGGGACACGCTGCAGAAATCTATGGACTTCGCACCTTCAGTTGGAAACGCACGGCCATGGCGCGTAATCGAGGTTGCAAGCCAAAACGCTCGCAAAGCAATCATCGCCAATTTCGAGAGCGCGAATGCCGATGCAGCGGACATTTACACACCAGACCGCCGGGAAAATTACGTCGCGCTGAAACTCGCCGGGCTGCAAGAGGCACCTCTTCAACTCGCGGTCTTCACGGATCTTGCGGTTGAGGCGGGCCATGGACTTGGGCGCCAGTCAATGCCTGAAATGCTGCAATATTCGACGGTCACAGCGATCCATACGCTCTGGTTAACCGCGCGCGCTGAAAACATAGGCGTCGGCTGGGTGTCGATCCTCGATCCTGCAGTAGTCTGTGACGTACTTGCGGTGCCGGATACGTGGATGCTGACCGGATATCTTTGTATCGGATACGCCGCAGAGGAGGACGACACGCCTCTTCTTGATCGCAACGGCTGGCAGGCCAATAGCGCGACACGTTGGGAAAGACGCTAA